One Nitrospirota bacterium genomic window, CCCGGTCGGCGAAGAAGATGGCAGCCATCTGAGGGATTTTATTGAGGACAAGGGTACCCTCTCTCCGCTGGATGAAGCGATACAGAAGGATATGCGAAAAAACATCGACATGGCGCTCGCACTGCTTTCGCCCAAGGAGCGCGAGATCATCAAAAAACGGTTCGGCATC contains:
- a CDS encoding RNA polymerase sigma factor RpoD, with product PVGEEDGSHLRDFIEDKGTLSPLDEAIQKDMRKNIDMALALLSPKEREIIKKRFGIGDEVPHTLEDVGMEYEVTRERIRQIEVKAIRKLRHPSRSRWLRTFIETS